A window of Xylophilus sp. GW821-FHT01B05 contains these coding sequences:
- a CDS encoding PaaI family thioesterase has translation MTDLSEQQAHLHAAGWKPTRSAGAFMALAGPLWARQEGEAWAYGVLAVAQHLNPAGVVHGGLLASLMDHALSAIAWEAAGRAPCVTLQLDTHFLSPALPGELIEARGQVLRRSAGLVFLRGSLNVGERSVLAAQALMKIQAKQLL, from the coding sequence ATGACGGATTTGAGCGAGCAGCAGGCACACCTGCACGCCGCAGGATGGAAGCCCACCCGATCGGCGGGCGCCTTCATGGCGCTGGCGGGCCCGCTCTGGGCCAGGCAAGAAGGCGAGGCTTGGGCCTATGGCGTGCTGGCAGTCGCGCAGCACCTGAACCCGGCAGGCGTGGTGCACGGCGGGCTGCTGGCAAGCCTGATGGACCACGCGCTGAGCGCCATCGCATGGGAGGCCGCGGGTCGCGCACCTTGCGTGACGCTGCAGCTCGACACGCACTTTTTGTCGCCGGCGTTGCCAGGCGAACTGATCGAAGCGCGCGGCCAGGTGCTGCGCCGCAGCGCGGGCCTGGTCTTTCTGCGCGGCAGCCTGAACGTGGGCGAGCGCAGCGTGCTGGCGGCACAGGCGCTGATGAAGATCCAGGCCAAGCAGCTTTTATAG
- a CDS encoding S1/P1 nuclease, protein MKNFWICVAAALAPTFALAWGQEGHSIVGELADRNLSAEAHRVIAQDILGPGVSLASVANWADTVAHGSRPDTYGWHFVDIPLAQNSYDQARDCVYRPKEGAPVKDDCVVLAIEQNAAIVGDKTAPRALRRDALKFLVHFVGDIHQPLHTVDEEAGGNGVKVFFPCDQATGKCSTEPNSNLHSVWDGGLFRPPPYYSWGELLDALTVQWVDTGRVSLLLDQCQQPKTQVSCWALEAHAIANKPGYWVPQGAKLGPDYVKMVSQDRDQQLVRAGMRLARLINSLLAP, encoded by the coding sequence ATGAAAAATTTCTGGATCTGCGTGGCAGCTGCATTGGCGCCGACGTTTGCGCTCGCCTGGGGGCAAGAGGGGCACTCCATCGTTGGCGAGCTGGCTGACCGCAATTTGTCGGCCGAGGCGCATCGCGTCATCGCGCAAGACATCCTGGGCCCGGGCGTGTCGTTGGCCTCGGTGGCCAATTGGGCGGATACGGTGGCGCACGGCAGCCGCCCCGATACCTATGGCTGGCACTTCGTCGACATCCCGCTGGCCCAGAACAGCTACGACCAGGCGCGCGACTGCGTCTACCGGCCCAAGGAAGGTGCGCCGGTCAAGGACGACTGCGTGGTGTTGGCGATCGAGCAGAACGCCGCCATCGTCGGCGACAAGACCGCGCCGCGCGCGCTGCGCCGCGATGCGCTGAAGTTCCTGGTGCACTTTGTCGGCGACATCCACCAGCCGCTGCACACGGTGGACGAAGAGGCCGGCGGCAATGGCGTGAAGGTGTTCTTCCCCTGCGACCAGGCCACGGGCAAATGCAGCACCGAGCCCAATTCCAACCTGCACTCGGTCTGGGACGGCGGCCTGTTCCGCCCGCCGCCGTACTACTCCTGGGGCGAGCTGCTGGATGCGCTGACCGTGCAGTGGGTGGATACCGGCCGCGTCAGCTTGCTGCTGGACCAATGCCAGCAGCCCAAGACGCAGGTGAGCTGCTGGGCGCTGGAGGCGCACGCCATTGCCAACAAGCCGGGCTACTGGGTGCCGCAGGGCGCCAAGCTGGGGCCGGACTACGTGAAGATGGTGTCGCAAGACCGCGACCAGCAACTGGTGCGCGCCGGCATGCGCCTGGCCCGGCTGATCAACAGCTTGCTGGCGCCGTGA
- a CDS encoding hotdog domain-containing protein: protein MSSSPTATAGDAAAPELVLRVIPMPSDTHLGDQVAGSWLLSKLDSAGSVLPMRVSRGRVVLVGIEKLAFTHPVKTGDLVSFYATVLRVGSTSVSVQVQALTERRGSSRDSATQVTEAVMTYVAIDDQGAAIQINR, encoded by the coding sequence ATGAGCAGCTCCCCCACCGCGACGGCAGGCGACGCGGCAGCGCCAGAGCTGGTGCTGCGCGTCATCCCCATGCCCTCGGACACCCACCTGGGCGACCAGGTCGCCGGCAGCTGGCTGCTCTCCAAGCTGGATTCCGCCGGCAGCGTGCTGCCCATGCGCGTCTCGCGCGGGCGGGTGGTGCTGGTGGGCATAGAGAAGCTGGCCTTCACGCACCCGGTCAAGACCGGCGACCTGGTGTCCTTCTATGCGACGGTGCTGCGCGTGGGCTCGACATCGGTCAGCGTGCAGGTGCAGGCCCTGACCGAGCGCCGCGGCAGCAGCCGCGACAGCGCCACGCAGGTGACCGAAGCGGTCATGACCTATGTCGCCATCGACGACCAAGGCGCTGCCATTCAGATAAATAGATAG
- a CDS encoding cytochrome P460 family protein has product MKALHGRAAAGALALCAIALPPGLVSAETNRVSFPTNLDRLVHYTTVKRGNVTEHLLTSQEAIEAIKLGQTIPSGTHVVLVDYRDNKVFRYFVMEKQDGWGADYEPARRTGDWQFQAFKPDKTINMSENTARCQSCHQGRADKQHLFTFNDIQRLQ; this is encoded by the coding sequence ATGAAAGCTCTCCATGGCCGCGCGGCGGCAGGCGCCCTTGCACTCTGTGCCATCGCACTGCCGCCGGGCTTGGTAAGTGCTGAGACCAACCGGGTGAGCTTCCCCACCAATCTGGACCGGCTGGTGCACTACACGACCGTCAAGCGCGGCAACGTCACGGAACACCTGCTGACCAGCCAGGAGGCGATCGAGGCCATCAAGCTTGGCCAGACCATCCCCAGCGGCACGCATGTGGTTCTGGTCGACTACCGGGACAACAAGGTCTTTCGCTACTTCGTGATGGAAAAGCAGGATGGCTGGGGCGCGGACTACGAGCCCGCCCGGCGCACGGGTGACTGGCAGTTCCAGGCTTTCAAGCCAGACAAGACGATCAACATGAGCGAGAACACCGCGCGCTGCCAGTCGTGCCATCAGGGGCGGGCGGACAAGCAGCACCTCTTCACGTTCAATGACATTCAGCGCCTTCAATAA
- a CDS encoding CoA transferase encodes MHGALAGIRVVDLSRVLAGPMCAQILADHGASVIKVEPPSGDDTRTLGPPFDEKGDAAYFNAINRGKQCISIDLAQPAGREVLERLLADADVLIENFLPGTLEKWGLGYDGWIKPRFPRLVHCSISGFGADGPLGGLPGYDAVLQAMCGLMSINGDAASGPTRIGVPIVDHLTAYTALTGILLALHSRHASGQGQYLEVTLFDTALSLLVPHAANYFQSGKVPGLLGSAHPNIAPYDRFRCQDGEIFLGIMNRGQFERFCTVVQQPALATDERFRDNALRIAHRDALKAEIERAISSQPRQALCDALMHAGVPAGPVNSVAEAFAQPHAQHRQMLVQREGYRGVGLPIRLRATPGAPGSNPRSFNADAASVLRGLGYSAAQLDGLVAAKAVPGL; translated from the coding sequence ATGCATGGAGCGCTCGCCGGCATTCGGGTGGTGGACCTGTCGCGGGTCCTGGCGGGGCCGATGTGCGCGCAGATCCTGGCGGACCATGGCGCTTCGGTGATCAAGGTCGAGCCGCCCTCGGGCGACGACACGCGCACCCTGGGCCCGCCCTTCGACGAGAAGGGCGACGCCGCCTACTTCAACGCCATCAACCGTGGCAAGCAGTGCATCAGCATCGACCTGGCCCAGCCCGCTGGCCGCGAGGTGCTGGAGCGGCTGCTGGCGGATGCCGACGTGCTCATCGAGAACTTCCTGCCCGGCACCCTGGAGAAATGGGGCTTGGGCTACGACGGCTGGATCAAGCCGCGCTTCCCGCGCCTGGTCCACTGCAGCATCAGCGGCTTTGGCGCCGACGGCCCGCTGGGCGGCCTGCCTGGCTACGACGCCGTGCTGCAGGCCATGTGCGGCCTCATGAGCATCAACGGCGATGCGGCCAGCGGGCCGACCCGCATAGGCGTGCCCATCGTCGACCACCTGACGGCCTACACCGCGCTGACCGGCATCCTGCTGGCGCTGCACAGCCGGCATGCCTCGGGCCAAGGCCAGTATCTGGAGGTGACGCTGTTCGACACGGCGCTGAGCCTGCTGGTGCCGCACGCCGCCAATTACTTCCAGTCGGGCAAGGTGCCGGGCTTGCTGGGCAGCGCGCATCCCAACATCGCGCCCTACGACCGCTTCCGGTGCCAGGACGGCGAAATCTTCCTGGGCATCATGAACCGGGGCCAGTTCGAGCGCTTCTGCACCGTGGTGCAGCAGCCCGCGCTGGCCACCGACGAGCGCTTCCGCGACAACGCGCTGCGCATCGCGCACCGGGATGCGCTGAAGGCCGAGATCGAGCGTGCCATCAGCAGCCAGCCGCGCCAGGCGCTGTGCGATGCGCTGATGCACGCGGGCGTGCCGGCCGGGCCGGTCAATTCCGTGGCCGAGGCCTTTGCGCAGCCGCATGCCCAGCATCGCCAGATGCTGGTGCAGCGCGAGGGTTACCGTGGCGTCGGCCTGCCGATCCGGCTGCGCGCCACGCCCGGCGCGCCCGGCAGCAACCCGCGCAGCTTCAATGCCGACGCCGCCAGCGTGCTGCGCGGCCTGGGCTACTCCGCCGCGCAGCTTGACGGTCTGGTG
- a CDS encoding MFS transporter, giving the protein MNAQAITPTRSAKPDKGMVLAIIVASYLMIVIDISIVITGLPKIQAGLNFSAAGLSWVQNAYTLTFGGLLLLGARAGDILGRRRMFIVGLALFTLASLAIGVAQSATWLLASRAVQGVGAAILAPSTLALLSTHFAEGPERTRALSYYAAAAGVGASLGLVLGGLVADLISWRVGFFINLPIGIALMLGARRYFAETPTRPGQLDLAGAVSSTLGMSAVVYGIVRAAEVGWGDAFTLASLTLGVLLLAFFIFHEARAAQPILPLRLFANRQRSAAYAARVLFLGGMVGFWFFATQYLQGVLGLRPLEAGLAFLPTTIPNFIAALMVPRLTRRFGNARLLAVGLLIGAIGMAWLAQVSAHTPYLTGIALPMILIGIGQGGVLGPLTIAAVAGVSSKDAGAASGLVNVAHQLGGSLGLGVLVAVFAAASGAVGLQGHEQLAHRVAATFDASTVMLLMAFLIVLLFIVRAGTRAVSENMHPEEKITP; this is encoded by the coding sequence ATGAACGCCCAAGCAATCACTCCAACGCGCAGCGCCAAGCCCGACAAGGGCATGGTGCTGGCCATCATCGTGGCGAGCTACCTGATGATCGTGATCGACATCTCGATCGTCATCACCGGCCTGCCCAAGATCCAGGCCGGCCTGAACTTCTCGGCGGCGGGGCTGTCGTGGGTGCAGAACGCCTACACGCTCACCTTTGGCGGCCTGCTGCTGTTGGGTGCGCGTGCGGGCGACATCCTGGGCCGCCGGCGCATGTTCATCGTCGGCCTGGCGTTGTTCACGCTGGCCTCGCTGGCGATAGGCGTCGCGCAATCGGCCACCTGGCTGCTGGCCTCGCGCGCGGTGCAGGGCGTGGGCGCGGCCATCCTCGCGCCTTCCACGCTGGCGCTGCTGTCCACGCACTTTGCAGAGGGACCCGAGCGCACCCGTGCGCTGTCCTACTATGCCGCGGCGGCCGGCGTGGGTGCCAGCCTGGGGCTGGTGCTGGGCGGGCTGGTGGCTGACCTGATCTCTTGGCGCGTGGGCTTCTTCATCAACCTGCCGATCGGCATCGCGCTGATGCTGGGTGCGCGCCGCTACTTTGCCGAGACACCCACGCGGCCGGGCCAGCTCGACTTGGCGGGCGCGGTGAGTTCCACGCTGGGCATGAGTGCCGTGGTCTACGGCATCGTGCGCGCCGCCGAGGTGGGCTGGGGCGATGCGTTCACGCTGGCGTCGCTCACGCTCGGCGTGCTGCTGCTGGCCTTCTTCATCTTCCACGAGGCGCGCGCGGCCCAGCCTATCCTGCCGCTGCGCCTGTTCGCCAACCGCCAGCGCAGCGCTGCCTATGCGGCGCGCGTGCTGTTCCTGGGCGGCATGGTCGGCTTCTGGTTCTTTGCCACGCAGTACCTGCAGGGCGTGCTGGGCCTGCGGCCGCTGGAAGCGGGCCTGGCTTTCTTGCCGACCACCATTCCCAACTTCATTGCGGCGCTGATGGTGCCGCGCCTCACGCGTCGCTTCGGCAATGCGCGCCTGCTGGCGGTTGGCCTGCTCATTGGCGCCATCGGCATGGCCTGGCTGGCGCAGGTGTCGGCGCACACGCCCTACCTCACCGGCATTGCGCTGCCCATGATCCTGATCGGCATAGGGCAGGGCGGCGTGCTGGGGCCGCTGACCATTGCCGCGGTGGCGGGCGTGTCGAGCAAAGACGCGGGTGCGGCCTCGGGCCTGGTCAACGTGGCGCACCAACTGGGCGGCTCGCTCGGGCTGGGCGTGCTGGTGGCGGTGTTTGCCGCCGCTTCAGGCGCCGTAGGCCTGCAGGGGCACGAGCAACTGGCGCACCGCGTTGCCGCCACCTTCGATGCCAGCACGGTCATGCTGTTGATGGCGTTTTTGATTGTGCTGCTCTTCATCGTGCGGGCCGGCACACGTGCCGTCAGCGAGAACATGCATCCTGAAGAAAAAATCACACCATGA
- a CDS encoding IclR family transcriptional regulator, whose product MKSSLAPNATPPKKAAPAKKPVRVRPVPGVTRAIAILRLLGHSPQPMGVKAIADALELVPSTCLHILRALVAEELVRIDSDTKRYSLGTGMLSLARSAIESSSFANLAQPVLDALAHDWNVTMIGVETPDIEHMVVLALSRSRAPFRLHVDVGSRFPALVSATGRLVAAFSDEPWPQIEKRFKSLRWDKPVELATWKREVELVRKRGFSIDRGNYMAGVTVIAVPLLDAAQRVSHTLVATGLSDNLAGSASTELAKAMKKEADGLSGLLPSSR is encoded by the coding sequence ATGAAGTCCAGCCTAGCCCCAAACGCAACCCCACCGAAGAAGGCAGCACCGGCCAAGAAGCCGGTGCGTGTCCGGCCGGTGCCTGGCGTCACACGCGCCATTGCCATCTTGCGATTGCTTGGCCACTCGCCGCAGCCCATGGGCGTGAAAGCCATCGCAGATGCGCTTGAGCTGGTGCCCAGCACCTGCCTGCACATCCTGCGCGCGCTGGTGGCCGAAGAGCTGGTGCGCATCGACAGCGACACCAAGCGCTATTCGCTCGGCACCGGCATGCTGAGCCTGGCGCGCAGCGCGATTGAGAGCAGCAGCTTCGCCAACCTGGCGCAGCCCGTGCTTGATGCCCTGGCCCACGACTGGAACGTGACCATGATCGGCGTGGAGACGCCCGACATCGAGCACATGGTGGTGCTGGCCCTGTCGCGTTCGCGCGCGCCGTTTCGCCTGCATGTGGACGTGGGCAGCCGCTTCCCCGCGCTGGTCAGCGCCACCGGCCGGCTGGTGGCGGCCTTCAGCGACGAGCCCTGGCCGCAGATAGAGAAACGCTTCAAGTCCCTGCGCTGGGACAAGCCGGTAGAGCTGGCCACCTGGAAGCGCGAGGTCGAGCTGGTGCGCAAGCGCGGCTTCAGCATAGACCGCGGCAACTACATGGCCGGCGTAACGGTGATCGCCGTGCCGCTGCTCGATGCCGCGCAGCGCGTGAGCCACACGCTGGTGGCCACGGGACTGTCCGACAACCTGGCCGGCAGCGCCAGCACGGAACTGGCCAAGGCCATGAAGAAAGAAGCAGACGGCCTGTCGGGCCTGCTGCCCTCCAGCCGATGA
- a CDS encoding tripartite tricarboxylate transporter substrate-binding protein produces MTPWKLLLAGCALAGASLAAMAQAYPAKPIRIIVAYQAGQGTDIATRYLANQLAKDLGQPIFIDNRPGAGGNLGTEIAADAPADGYTLTMGTNATHAVNAFLYSGVRVRPERDFEPIALVGTFPMVLVVNASSPLRSIDDLANAVKGNARAADIATPSTTARLVVELLKERTSLNLFQVPYKGSGIAMTDVLGNQLPLLIDTPTALRSQISAGHVRAIAVTSAVPSGLVPGIKPVAEQGYPGFEVVAWNALYAPRGTPPAILDTLNAAINKILSRPETRQQLLEYGFDPAGGTRQQLADFAQTERKKWEPIIKAAGLKAD; encoded by the coding sequence ATGACACCATGGAAGCTGCTGCTCGCAGGCTGTGCACTGGCGGGCGCGTCGCTCGCCGCGATGGCGCAGGCCTACCCGGCCAAGCCGATACGCATCATCGTGGCCTACCAGGCGGGCCAGGGCACCGACATCGCCACGCGCTACCTGGCCAACCAGTTGGCCAAGGACCTGGGCCAGCCCATCTTCATCGACAACCGGCCGGGTGCGGGCGGCAACCTCGGCACCGAGATCGCGGCAGACGCGCCGGCCGACGGCTACACGCTGACCATGGGCACCAATGCCACGCATGCGGTCAACGCTTTCCTTTACTCCGGCGTGCGCGTGCGGCCAGAGCGGGACTTCGAGCCCATTGCCCTGGTGGGCACATTCCCCATGGTGCTGGTGGTCAATGCCAGCTCGCCGCTGCGCTCCATCGATGACCTGGCCAATGCGGTCAAGGGCAATGCGCGCGCGGCCGACATCGCCACGCCCAGCACAACGGCACGCCTGGTGGTCGAGCTGCTGAAGGAGCGCACCAGCCTGAACCTGTTCCAGGTGCCGTACAAGGGCTCGGGCATCGCCATGACCGATGTCCTGGGCAATCAGCTCCCGCTGCTGATCGACACGCCCACCGCGCTGCGCTCGCAGATCAGCGCGGGCCATGTGCGGGCGATTGCCGTCACCTCGGCCGTGCCGAGCGGGCTGGTGCCCGGCATCAAGCCGGTGGCCGAGCAAGGCTACCCGGGCTTTGAGGTGGTGGCCTGGAACGCGCTCTATGCGCCGCGCGGCACGCCGCCCGCCATCCTGGACACGCTCAACGCCGCCATCAACAAGATCCTCAGCCGGCCAGAGACGCGGCAGCAGTTGCTGGAGTACGGCTTTGACCCGGCAGGCGGCACGCGCCAGCAACTGGCGGACTTTGCTCAGACCGAGCGCAAGAAGTGGGAGCCGATCATCAAGGCGGCCGGCCTCAAGGCGGATTAG
- a CDS encoding MaoC family dehydratase N-terminal domain-containing protein — protein sequence MSAVAERTFPKITERGLDELRERIGQKIENTLEPWCYEATRDNIRHYAHGIGDDNPLWCDPVYAAKTRHGGILALPSFLFSTSRIVSGYVGGLPGVHAMWSGSDWTWHKNIQRNDEIRTEAYLKELIEHETRFAGRAVQQIYHVDFYNQKGDKVSEADSWCFRTERDHAREQGTKYKEVRARTPRRYTPEEIAEAYKLYRGEEVRGAQPRYWEDVVEGEALPVMFKGPMTVTGFIAYAQGWGGLYIRANKLAWKLIDAHPGVGITNRFGIPDVPERVHWEEDFALEVGAPGAYDYGPERTSWLTHHLTNWMGDDGFLRQASCKIRRHNPEGDMLFIKGSVKRKYVEGGKHLVEIVQEARNQDDELSVVGSGVVELPSRG from the coding sequence ATGTCAGCGGTAGCCGAAAGAACCTTCCCCAAGATCACCGAACGCGGCCTGGATGAACTGCGCGAGCGCATCGGCCAGAAAATAGAGAACACGCTGGAGCCCTGGTGCTACGAGGCCACGCGCGACAACATCCGCCACTACGCGCATGGCATTGGCGACGACAACCCGCTGTGGTGCGACCCGGTCTATGCCGCCAAGACGCGCCACGGCGGCATCCTGGCGCTGCCCAGCTTCTTGTTCTCTACCAGCCGCATCGTGTCGGGCTATGTCGGCGGCCTGCCGGGCGTGCACGCCATGTGGTCGGGCTCTGACTGGACCTGGCACAAGAACATCCAGCGCAATGACGAGATCCGCACCGAGGCCTACCTGAAGGAGCTGATCGAGCACGAAACCCGCTTTGCCGGCCGCGCCGTGCAGCAGATTTACCACGTCGACTTCTACAACCAGAAGGGCGACAAGGTGTCAGAGGCCGACAGCTGGTGCTTCCGCACCGAGCGCGACCATGCGCGCGAGCAGGGCACCAAGTACAAGGAAGTGCGCGCGCGCACGCCACGGCGCTACACGCCCGAGGAGATCGCCGAGGCCTACAAGCTCTACCGCGGCGAGGAAGTGCGCGGCGCCCAGCCCCGCTACTGGGAGGACGTGGTCGAGGGCGAGGCGCTGCCCGTGATGTTCAAGGGGCCGATGACGGTGACCGGCTTCATCGCCTATGCGCAGGGCTGGGGCGGCTTGTACATCCGCGCCAACAAGCTGGCGTGGAAGCTGATCGACGCGCACCCGGGCGTGGGCATCACCAACCGCTTTGGCATCCCCGACGTGCCCGAGCGCGTGCACTGGGAAGAAGACTTTGCGCTGGAAGTGGGCGCGCCCGGTGCCTACGATTACGGCCCTGAGCGCACCTCGTGGCTCACGCACCACCTCACCAACTGGATGGGCGACGACGGTTTTCTGCGCCAGGCCAGCTGCAAGATCCGCCGCCACAACCCCGAGGGCGACATGCTGTTCATCAAGGGCAGCGTCAAGCGCAAGTACGTCGAGGGCGGCAAGCACCTGGTCGAGATCGTGCAAGAGGCGCGCAACCAGGACGACGAGCTGTCCGTGGTCGGTTCTGGCGTGGTGGAGCTGCCGAGCCGCGGCTAG
- a CDS encoding DUF4405 domain-containing protein, translated as MLLDGIAAALLLVALAYYWLDNAAHEWIGTGIFLLVGVHNVFNRRWYGAIAKARREARGLIDVVLTLCLLVTMLALLLSSLMISRTVFSFLRLDGGFTVRQIHGLVAYWSLILVAIHLGLRWQRVMQAMRSAFHITGESAARSTVLRLLAAGIAGHGVWSSCVMGVGAKLSFQMSLDGWDFDASAPGFFLHWASIAGLYVCLAHYGMGALRSMKRKAALDA; from the coding sequence TTGCTGCTCGACGGCATTGCAGCCGCTCTGCTGCTGGTGGCGCTGGCCTACTACTGGCTGGACAACGCGGCGCATGAGTGGATAGGCACTGGCATCTTCTTGCTGGTCGGCGTGCACAACGTCTTCAATCGACGCTGGTATGGCGCCATTGCCAAGGCGCGGCGTGAGGCGCGCGGCCTGATCGACGTGGTCCTCACGCTGTGTCTTCTGGTCACCATGCTGGCGCTGCTGCTGAGCAGCTTGATGATCTCGCGCACGGTGTTCAGTTTTCTGCGGCTCGATGGCGGCTTCACCGTGCGCCAGATTCATGGACTCGTCGCTTACTGGAGCCTGATCCTGGTGGCCATCCATCTCGGCTTGCGCTGGCAGAGGGTCATGCAGGCGATGCGAAGTGCCTTCCACATCACCGGCGAAAGCGCGGCGCGCAGCACGGTACTGCGCTTGCTTGCCGCAGGCATCGCCGGCCATGGCGTGTGGAGTTCATGCGTGATGGGCGTTGGCGCCAAGCTGTCTTTTCAGATGAGCCTGGATGGCTGGGACTTTGACGCGTCGGCGCCGGGGTTTTTCCTGCACTGGGCATCCATTGCCGGGCTCTATGTGTGCTTGGCCCACTATGGGATGGGCGCGCTACGGAGCATGAAACGCAAGGCGGCGCTGGACGCTTGA
- a CDS encoding acyl-CoA synthetase — protein sequence MNRIVHPSPEAMKQMKKLTDYSLFADAQKHCSPEKLWELFDGNREAFNIAHECVDRHAQGDKIAIVVAHASGSEEVISFKSLSRMSSRFAHLLVARGIQRGDRVAVMLEPSLAFYAAIFGAIKAGAIVVPLFTLFGPDGIRLRVEDCKPKLLVTNAEKAQVSAGINGVEVFIADEGFAAALSAFPDSYQVSTGADDDAIFQYTSGTTRELPAAVKHKQRALVTLMLAALYGTGIRPGDRFFCPSSPAWGHGLWHGTLAPLALGVTIGAYAGKFDAERLLKALQRGRFNNISAAATHFRMMRNSGASDKYKYYLEKLSFTGEPMDSETEDFVKKTFGCAVCSMYGTTEIGVILVNYPGAKDFQVKHGSLGKPIPGGRVEVQDPEGKPCAPGVVGELKLWRGGAWVATKDLGRIDHDGYFYHAGRADDVIISAGWTMSAVEIEDAVLKHPDVQEAAAIGVADELRGQVVKAFVVTRRAGSDAFTKEIQELVRSRLSQHEYPRHVVFVTDLPKTPAGKVHRKMLRDREQQAASV from the coding sequence ATGAATCGCATAGTTCATCCATCGCCAGAAGCCATGAAGCAGATGAAAAAACTCACCGACTACAGCTTGTTCGCAGATGCGCAAAAGCATTGCTCCCCGGAGAAGCTCTGGGAGCTGTTCGACGGCAACCGCGAGGCCTTCAACATTGCGCATGAATGCGTAGACCGGCATGCGCAGGGCGACAAGATCGCCATCGTCGTGGCGCACGCCAGCGGCAGCGAAGAGGTCATCAGCTTCAAGAGTCTGTCGCGCATGTCCAGCCGCTTTGCCCATCTGCTGGTGGCGCGCGGCATCCAGCGCGGCGACCGCGTGGCGGTGATGCTGGAGCCGTCGCTGGCCTTCTACGCCGCCATCTTTGGCGCGATCAAGGCGGGCGCCATCGTGGTGCCGCTGTTCACCTTGTTCGGGCCGGATGGCATCCGCCTGCGGGTGGAAGACTGCAAGCCCAAGCTTCTGGTCACCAACGCGGAGAAGGCGCAGGTATCGGCGGGCATCAACGGTGTCGAGGTCTTTATCGCGGACGAAGGCTTTGCCGCGGCATTGAGCGCCTTCCCGGACAGCTACCAGGTCAGCACCGGCGCGGACGACGACGCGATCTTCCAGTACACATCGGGCACCACGCGCGAGCTGCCCGCAGCCGTCAAGCACAAGCAGCGGGCCTTGGTCACGCTGATGCTTGCGGCGCTGTACGGCACGGGCATACGGCCGGGCGACCGCTTCTTTTGCCCATCGTCGCCGGCCTGGGGGCACGGGCTTTGGCACGGCACGCTGGCGCCGCTTGCGCTGGGCGTGACGATTGGCGCCTACGCGGGCAAGTTCGACGCCGAGCGCCTGCTGAAGGCCTTGCAGCGTGGCCGCTTCAACAACATCTCTGCGGCGGCGACGCACTTTCGGATGATGCGCAACTCTGGCGCCTCGGACAAATACAAGTACTACCTGGAGAAGCTCTCCTTCACCGGCGAGCCCATGGACAGCGAGACCGAAGACTTCGTGAAGAAGACCTTTGGCTGCGCGGTGTGCAGCATGTACGGCACGACCGAGATCGGCGTGATCCTGGTGAACTATCCCGGCGCCAAAGACTTTCAGGTCAAGCACGGATCACTGGGCAAGCCGATTCCCGGTGGGCGTGTCGAGGTGCAAGACCCCGAGGGCAAGCCCTGCGCGCCCGGCGTGGTGGGTGAGTTGAAGCTCTGGCGCGGCGGCGCCTGGGTGGCGACCAAGGATCTGGGCCGCATCGACCATGACGGCTACTTCTATCACGCAGGCCGTGCCGACGACGTGATCATTTCCGCCGGCTGGACCATGAGCGCGGTCGAGATCGAAGACGCGGTGCTCAAGCACCCCGACGTGCAAGAGGCCGCCGCCATAGGCGTGGCAGACGAGTTGCGCGGCCAGGTCGTGAAGGCCTTTGTCGTCACCCGGCGCGCGGGCAGCGATGCCTTCACCAAAGAGATCCAGGAGCTGGTGCGCAGCCGCCTGAGCCAGCACGAATACCCACGCCACGTGGTCTTCGTCACCGATCTGCCCAAGACGCCGGCCGGGAAAGTGCACCGAAAGATGCTGCGGGACCGTGAGCAGCAGGCCGCAAGCGTCTGA